From Phalacrocorax carbo chromosome 8, bPhaCar2.1, whole genome shotgun sequence, a single genomic window includes:
- the SMIM33 gene encoding small integral membrane protein 33 isoform X1: MTWQPLRSAYSAMNNSMPGSQLRQPDPQDVAAFTPVSIVRSVTKKADALPMISVIVVIFVLLAVFIIIVVHYGPHLRTIQITLYHEPMPQDLDNGVHLTDWKKLGSQKKLPAQPCHWELAGVDAAGMSCQCSCKHHLPSGSAEPNVVEITYL; this comes from the exons ATGACGTGGCAGCCTCTGAG GTCAGCCTACTCAGCCATGAACAACTCCATGCCTGGCAGCCAACTGAGACAACCTGACCCCCAGGACGTGGCTGCCTTCACTCCCGTCTCCATTGTCAGGAGTGTGACGAAGAAAGCTGATGCCCTGCCTATGATCTCAGTGATTGTCGTCATCTTCGTCCTTTTGGCTGTCTTCATCATCATCGTGGTGCACTACGGCCCTCACCTCCGCACCATCCAGATCACGCTCTACCACGAGCCCATGCCGCAGGACCTGGACAATGGGGTGCACCTCACAGACTGGAAGAAGTTGGGGTCCCAGAAGAagctgcctgcccagccctgccattGGGAGCTGGCTGGCGTGGATGCAGCTGGCATGAGCTGCCAGTGCTCCTGCAAGCATCACCTTCCCTCTGGGAGCGCTGAGCCCAATGTCGTTGAGATCACATACCTGTGA
- the SMIM33 gene encoding small integral membrane protein 33 isoform X2, with product MNNSMPGSQLRQPDPQDVAAFTPVSIVRSVTKKADALPMISVIVVIFVLLAVFIIIVVHYGPHLRTIQITLYHEPMPQDLDNGVHLTDWKKLGSQKKLPAQPCHWELAGVDAAGMSCQCSCKHHLPSGSAEPNVVEITYL from the coding sequence ATGAACAACTCCATGCCTGGCAGCCAACTGAGACAACCTGACCCCCAGGACGTGGCTGCCTTCACTCCCGTCTCCATTGTCAGGAGTGTGACGAAGAAAGCTGATGCCCTGCCTATGATCTCAGTGATTGTCGTCATCTTCGTCCTTTTGGCTGTCTTCATCATCATCGTGGTGCACTACGGCCCTCACCTCCGCACCATCCAGATCACGCTCTACCACGAGCCCATGCCGCAGGACCTGGACAATGGGGTGCACCTCACAGACTGGAAGAAGTTGGGGTCCCAGAAGAagctgcctgcccagccctgccattGGGAGCTGGCTGGCGTGGATGCAGCTGGCATGAGCTGCCAGTGCTCCTGCAAGCATCACCTTCCCTCTGGGAGCGCTGAGCCCAATGTCGTTGAGATCACATACCTGTGA